The segment TCATTCTAATCCTCTACATAGCCTTGTTAGTCGCTACCTTGTTAAATCAACTGAGCGGCAAAATCAAACCGCTTCTTTTTTGCCTGTTACTGACTCAATCTACGCATTGAATAGTGCGCTTAGCTCCTCTTACTATCGTTATATTGATGGTAGTACCGCTTTTCGAGCAAAGGGTTACTATGAGTCAAACTTGATTTACCGCTTCATCCATAGCCGACATAGACCCTCAATCGCTTAAATATTATTTGATTTGGTTTATGAGGTTACAAAATGTTGGATTCAATTATTGATGTTTTGATGGCGCTTTGGCATCAAGACTTTACTACGCTGATGTCTCCAGGCAGCGCAGTTATGGTGTATTTCGTTGTAGGTGCACTGATTTTCTTAGAAAGTGGTTTTATTCCTGCTGCGCCATTCCCATGTGATAGCGTTGTGGTGTTATCGGGTACCTTAGCGGCAGTTGGTGTGCTCGACCCAGTATTAATTTTGGTTTTAATCGCGACCTGTGCGGCGCTGGGTAGTTGGGCTGCTTATGTGCAAGGACGTTGGTTAAATCGCCTACCTAAAGTTCAAGGATGGGTGAACGCGGTACCGCAGAAACGTCTACAGCAAGTTGATGTGCTGTTGGGTAAGCATGGTCTCGTTGCTCTATTTTGTGCGCGATTCGTTCCTGTAGTTCGTTCTCTATTGCCGCTGATGATGGGTATGCGTGCGAATAAGGTCAACAAGTTCCATTATTTTGCTTGGCTGAGCGCTATCTTATGGACATTACTACTTTGCTCATTTGGTATGTTGTTGCCGCTGCTGCCTGAAAACATCAGCAAATTGGTCACGATGGGGTTAATGGCTGCGCCGGTGATCACCTTGGTTACTGCACTGCTTGGTTTTGTGACTGTTCGTCTACGTAAAGTTTGGCAAGAACAGCAAGCCGCAAAAGTGAAGCATTAATCCGTTGATATAGCTTTTGGGTTGCCATGTTCCTTTTGGGCTACCATGATCTAAAAGCTGACCAACAACCTCTTTAACTAATAAAGGCAGCCAAATGGCTGCCTTTATTATTTCATCTGAGATTTACTCGCTCTTTTGAGCTTCTTTTTCTTCTTGTTTGGCTTTCTCTATCATAGGGGTAATGGTTGATCCTTGAATTAGGATTGAGAAAACAACCACTGAGTAGGTCATGACGAGAATGATCTCTTTCACGTCGATGAGCTTATCGGGAATGACCCAAATACCTGCCGGAATCGATAGTGCCATTGCTAGCGCTAGTCCACCTCTTAACCCGCCCCATGTAAGAATACGAATCGACCAAGAGTTGTAGCTTCGGTAACGTTTAAAGCCGATGTATGAAAGGAAGACACTTAAGTAACGTCCCGTCAGCACCAATGGAATGGCAAATGCCATTAGGATGAAGTCTTCTTTGTGGAATTCAAACAGCAGCATCGACATACCGATCAGCAAGAACAGTAAGCCATTGAGGAATTCATCGACCAATTCCCAAAAGTGGTCGAGGTGATCTTCACTCTCTTTTGAAAAACCGATGTAGCGTGTCCAGTTACCAATCATGATACCTGATACCACCATCGCAAGCGGTCCTGACACATGCAGTACTTCAGCAAACGCATAACCAGCGGTTGGGATACCGATAGTCAGTAGTAGCTCCATGGAGTGGTCATCAGTGGCACTAATCAGATAATGGAAAATTAGACCTAGCGCGAAACCATAAACAATGCCGCCGACCGCTTCTTGTAAAAACAGCATACTTACGCTGCCCACTGTTGGTGCTTCATTACCGAAGGCGATGGTGTAAATAGTGACGAAGATAACTAAGCCGAAACCATCATTGAATAGTGATTCCCCTTCAATTTGCGTAGAGATGCGTTTTGGTGCATTTAGCTTTTTGACAATGGCAAGAACCGCGATGGGGTCAGTGGGAGAGATTAGAGCGCCGAAGAGAAGGCAGTAGACCAGTTCAAAGTGAATTCCGATGATTTGGCAGAATCCGTAAAGTGCAAAACCGATAAAGAAAGTGGAGAAGAGAGTCGCGCCAAGCGCTAAAACGGTAATTTCCCACTTTTGGTCTTTTAAGTTGGAGAGCTTAATGCCAAGACCACCGGCAAAGAGCAGAAACCCGAGGATGCCTTTAAGTAAGAAATCTTCAAAATTTATACTGGCGATGGTGCTGGATGCAATTTCAGTGAGTTGGAACCAATCATTTTGACCCGCGATCAAGATGAGCAATGACAGCATCATCGAACCGGCGGTAATCGCAATGGTGGTTTGCATCTTACCTATTTTGCTGTTTATAAAGGCAATTAACATTGCCGCGGCGGATAAAAAGCAAAGAGTGTAGTAGACCGACATGATGGGACTCTTATGTTACAAATTGTAAATAAGAATTTTGTGCCTAAGTGTGGCAAATGGCAAACACTATTTAATCAATTGATTGTCAGTAATTTAGTTTTTTAGACGTCTAGACTCCTTTTTTCTCTGTGATAGGATGGGAGTACAAACAAAGGAATGAGGCTGTATTGTGGGAAGCAAGTTAAGACAACAGATAGTAGCGCAGCTTAAGCAACGTATTATGCTGATCGATGGTGGTATGGGCACCATGATTCAAGACTACAGACTGGAAGAACAAGATTATCGTGGTGACCGTTTTGCCAACTGGCACTGCGATCTTAAAGGCAACAACGATCTGTTGGTTTTATCTCAGCCAGGTTTGATTAAGGATATCCATAATGCTTATTTAGAAGCGGGTGCGGATATTCTTGAAACCAACACGTTTAACGCGACAACTATCGCTATGGCTGACTATGACATGGAGAGCCTTAGTGAAGAAATTAACTTTGCCGCAGCGCAATTAGCTCGCCAAGCGGCAGATGAGTGGACGGCAAAAACGCCAGAGCAGCCGCGTTATGTTGCTGGCGTACTTGGTCCAACTAACCGTACCTGTTCTATCTCACCCGATGTTAACGATCCTGGTTATCGTAATGTCTCTTTTGATGAGCTTGTCGAAGCTTATTCAGAATCAACTCGCGCACTAATCAAAGGTGGCTCTGATCTGATTCTGATTGAAACGATTTTCGATACCTTGAATGCCAAAGCGTGTGCCTTCGCGGTGGATAGTGTTTTAGAAGAGTTGGATGTTGAAGTACCGGTAATGATTTCCGGTACGATCACTGATGCCTCTGGTCGTACCCTTTCGGGGCAAACCACAGAAGCTTTCTACAATTCCCTACGTCACGTTAAACCGATTTCCTTTGGTCTTAACTGTGCTCTTGGTCCGGATGAGTTGCGTCCTTACGTTGAGGAACTGTCGCGCATTTCTGAAACGTTTGTTTCAACTCACCCTAATGCTGGTCTACCAAACGCTTTTGGTGAATATGATCTCTCTCCTGAAGATATGGCGGAGCATGTTAAAGAGTGGGCGCAAAGTGGTTTCCTTAACTTAATTGGTGGCTGTTGTGGTACCACGCCTGAGCATATTCGCCATATGGCGATGGCAGTGGAAGGCGTTACGCCGCGTGCTTTACCCGATCTTCCGGTTGCTTGCCGTTTATCGGGGCTAGAGCCACTCACGATTGAGAAAGAGACGCTGTTTGTGAACGTTGGTGAGCGAACTAACGTGACGGGTTCGGCGCGCTTTAAACGTTTGATCAAAGAAGAACTCTATGATGAAGCGTTAGATGTTGCTCGACAGCAAGTCGAGAATGGCGCACAGATCATCGACATCAACATGGATGAAGGCATGTTAGATGCTGAAGCCTGTATGATTCGCTTCCTTAATTTGTGTGCATCAGAGCCGGAAATTTCCAAAGTGCCAATCATGGTCGACTCTTCTAAATGGGAAGTGATCGTGGCAGGTCTTAAATGCATTCAAGGCAAAGGGGTGGTTAACTCGATTTCTCTTAAAGAAGGCAAAGAGAAGTTTGTTGAGCAGGCAAAGATCATTCGTCGCTTTGGCGCCGCTGTCGTGGTGATGGCATTTGATGAAGTTGGTCAGGCGGAAACTCGTGAACGTAAGTTAGAGATCTGTACCAATGCTTATCGTATTTTGGTCGATGAGGTTGGATTCCCACCAGAAGATATCATTTTTGACCCAAACATTTTTGCCGTCGCGACCGGCATTGAAGAACACAATAACTATGCAGTCGATTTTATCGAGGCAGTAGCGGATATTAAGCGCGATTTACCCCATGCGATGATCTCTGGCGGTGTCTCAAACGTGTCATTCTCGTTCCGTGGCAATAACTATGTACGTGAAGCGATTCATGCGGTGTTCCTCTATCACTGTTTTAAAAACGGTATGGATATGGGCATCGTTAATGCTGGTCAGTTAGAGATTTACGATAACGTGCTAGATAAACTGCGTGAGGCAGTCGAAGACGTTGTGCTTAATCGCCGCGATGATGGCACAGAGCGTCTGCTTGATATTGCGGCAGAGTATGCTGGTAAGGGGGTCGGCAAAGAGGAAGATGCTGCTGCGCTGGAGTGGCGCAGTTGGGCGGTTGAAAAACGCCTCGAGCATGCATTGGTAAAAGGCATTACCGAGTTTATCGTTGAAGATACAGAAGAGGCTCGCCTCAATGCATCCAAACCATTAGAGGTGATTGAAGGTCCACTGATGGATGGTATGAACGTGGTCGGTGACTTGTTTGGTGAAGGTAAGATGTTCCTTCCGCAGGTTGTGAAGTCTGCTCGAGTAATGAAGCAGGCGGTTGCACACTTAGAACCATTCATCAATGCCTCAAAACAAGCGGGCAGCTCAAATGGTAAGATCCTACTAGCAACGGTGAAGGGCGATGTGCACGATATTGGTAAGAATATCGTTGGCGTGGTTTTGCAGTGTAATAACTATGAAATTATCGATCTCGGTGTGATGGTGCCGTGTGAACAGATTCTCAAAGTCGCCAAAGAAGAGAATGTCGATATTATCGGTCTCTCTGGACTGATTACCCCATCGTTGGATGAGATGGTGCATGTAGCCAAAGAAATGGAGCGGCTTGATTTTGACTTGCCGCTATTGATTGGCGGCGCGACCACATCGAAAGCGCATACTGCGGTGAAGATTGAACAGAATTACCAACACCCAGTGGTGTATGTTAACAATGCCTCACGAGCGGTGGGCGTGTGTACTTCGCTACTTTCCGATGTGTTGCGTCCACCTTTTGTTGAAAAACTCGATGCGGATTATGTTCGTGTACGTGATCAACATAACCGCAAGAAACCTCGTACTAAGCCAGTGACGCTTGAGCAAGCGCGCGCTAATAAGGTGGCGATCGATTGGGAGGCTTATACGCCGCCAGCACCAGCCAAACCTGGTGTGCATGTATTTGATGATTTTGATGTCGCTACATTACGTAAGTATATCGACTGGACGCCGTTTTTCATGACTTGGTCGTTAGTCGGTAAGTATCCGACTATCTTGCAGCATGAAGAGGTAGGTGAAGAGGCGCAGCGTCTATTCCAAGATGCCAACGATTGGTTAGATAAAATTGAACGCGAAGGGCTACTCAAAGCACGCGGTATGTGTGCGTTGTTCCCTGCTGCCAGTGTCGGTGATGATATTGAAGTTTATACTGATGAGTCGCGTACAGAGGTAGCGAAAGTACTGCATAACTTGCGTCAGCAGACTGAAAAGCCAAAAGGGTTTAATTACTGTCTATCGGATTATATTGCGCCAAAAGAGTCAGGTAAGTTGGACTGGATTGGTGGCTTTGCAGTTACAGGTGGCGTTGGGGAGCGTGAGCTAGCAGATGAGTTTAAAGCGCAAGGTGATGACTACAATGCGATTATGATCCAAGCTGTTGCGGATCGTCTCGCCGAAGCCTTTGCTGAATATCTGCATGAGCGAGTGCGCAAAGAGATTTGGGGTTACAGTGCGGATGAAAATTTATCTAACGATGATTTGATCCGCGAAAAGTACCAAGGTATTCGTCCTGCTCCGGGGTACCCGGCTTGCCCTGAGCATACTGAGAAAGGCGCGCTGTGGGAGTTGCTCAAAGTTGAAGAGATGATAGGTATGTCACTGACAACCAGCTATGCGATGTGGCCTGGTGCATCGGTATCAGGTTGGTATTTCTCACACCCAGACTCGCGCTATTTTGCTATTGCTCAGATCCAAGAGGATCAAGCGCAGAGTTATGCCGATCGTAAGGGTTGGGATAGGCTAGAAGCTGAGAAGTGGCTTGGTCCAAATCTTAATTGATTGGTTTAAAAACAAAAAAAGCGCTGTTATTACAGTAATGCCGATCAGTTAAGAAATTTGTGAGATCATTTGACCGATCCTCAAAAGGCTTCAAAATCCGATATTAGGAAACTAATATCGGATTTTTTTATGTCTTTAGAAAGCCAACTTGCCAATACTTTTCGGTCATGTAATACCTTCCACCACTTTGATAAATACTCTGACATTCTTAGTCCAGAGCTTATCCAGCAAGGTTTTGAGCAAGCTGGTGTAGCAACCGTTAGAAGAAGACGGTTACCTTTAGAAGCCGTACTTTGGTCCGTTGTTGGAATGAGTCTCTTTCGTCAACAATCTGTTTGGGATATTGCTAACCAACTCGATATTGTCTTGCCAGACAAACAACGTTTTGTTGCACCAAGTGCAGTTGTTCAAGCGAGACAGAGATTAGGCGAAGAAGGTGTAAAGCAAGTCTTTAAGAAGATGGCTGCGCATAGCTATCAGTCGTCTAACTTCGAAACTTGGTGTGGACTAAACCTTCTATCTGTCGATGGTGTCGTTTGGAGAACGACAGATACACCCGAAAATCATCAAGAGTTTAAAGCGCAGCGCAATCAATCATCTGAGAATATTTACCCTAAGGTCCGCATGGTTTGCTTGATGGAGCTTACAAGTCATCAGCTAATCGATAGTGCATTCTCTGACTATCGCACCAGCGAAATGCGGCTCGCAGAAGAGCTTATTGAACAAACGCCAGATCAATCACTGACCATTTTTGACAAAGGATATTACTCTTTAGGGCTGCTTAATCGCTGGAACAAAGTAGGTCAAGAAAGGCATTGGATGCTCCCTGTGAGAAAAGACTTTCAGTATGAAGTTGTCCATAAATACAGTCAGAGTGATGCTATCGTTGCTATAAAAACATCACCTCAGGCAAGGAAGAAGTTCAGTGACCTGCCTGAGATAATAGAAGCAAGGTTGGTATCGAAAGCCATTAAAGGTAAGGAGTATCAGGTTCTTACCTCAATGCGTGATGGGTTGCGCTTTCCCGGAGAAGACATTGTAGAGCTCTATCGCTATCGTTGGGAAATCGAATTAGGCTATAGAGAAATGAAGCAAACCTTGCTTGATAGTGAGTATACATTGCGAAGTAAGCGCCCAGATATGGTTAGACAGGAGCTCTGGGGGATTTTGCTAGCCTATAACCTTATAAGGCAGGTTATGACAAAAGCGGCGAGCAAGTTAGATAGCGTTTGGCCGAACCAATTAAGCTTTACGAGTAGTGCCATGGCTGTGACTCAATACTTTGCAGCTTTACCTTTAACGAGTCCAGGGAAACTCCCTAAACACTATGAAGTGCTACTACAGCAAATATCCATGTTTATCCTACCCCCCCGAAGAGAAGATAGAAGTTATCCTCGTTGGGTGAAACTGAAACCCAAGAAATATGCGACAAATAGAAAAAATGCCAGTCAGCTTAACTGACTGGCATTACTGTTATTACAGCGCTTTTTCTATGCTTAAAATCACTAGATAAGTATCGTAGCCAGACCTAGGAATACCGAGAGACCAACCACATCGGTTACCGTGGTTAATGCCATACCGCCTGCCAGTGCCGGGTCGATATTCATTTTCTTTAGCACGATAGGGATAGATACCCCGGCGATCCCCGCGACTAACAAGTTAGTCATCATGGCCGCTGAGATAATACCACCGAGCATCCAGTTACCTTTCCAAGCGACAACAATGCCGCCGATGATCAGTGCCCACATAATGCCGTTTAAGAAGCCGATTGCCGCTTCTTTCATTAGTAGCTCACGTTTGTTGGCATCACCGATATGACCAAGTGCCAGACCACGAATAACCAGTGCAACGGTTTGGTTACCGGCAACCCCGCCCATTGATGGAACGATAGTCATCAATACAGCAATGGCCGCCATCTGATCGAGCGTGGCTTCAAACATGTTGGAGACCGATGCGGCAGCTAGCGCTGCAAGTACGTTAGCACCCAGCCAAACACTGCGTTTTCGCGCTGATTTGACGACCGGAGCAAAGGTATCTTCGTCGTCATCCAAACCCGCCATACTCATCATAGAGTGTTCAGCGTCTTCACGAATTACGTCAACCACGTCATCGATGGTGATACGACCGACGAGATGCTGGTTTTCATCAATAACCGGTGCCGAGACCCAGTTACGACGTTCAAACAAGCTTGCGACGTCAGAGTCTTTCATCGTAACTTCAATGGCGTCGTCAGCATCTTCCATCACTTCCGCAACGCGAACGTCCGGTTGGGTAGTGAGTACGGTCACTAGTGATAACTCGCCAATAAGACGGTTTTCTTCGTCGATAACGTACAAGGCGTCGGTTGCTTCTGGTAGCTCACCACGCATACGCAAGTAACGTAATACAACGTCAATATCGACGTCACCACGAATCGTGATAACGTCGGTATTCATTAAACCACCGGCGGTATCTTCGGCATAAGATAGTGCCGTTTCAACACGCTGACGCTCTTCGTCGTCCATCTGGGATAGGACTTCACGCGAAACGTCATCGGGTAGGCTTCGAAGTACGTAGGCCACATCATCAGTGTCCATACCTTCGGTTGCTTCCGCCAGCATTTCAGGTGCCATGCGAGACACCAGATCATCTTTTACGTCTTCGCTCAGTTCATCGAGGATCTCACCATAATCTTCTGGATCGGTAAGTTGCCATAGAACTTCACGGCTTTTACGCGGTGATGCTTCTAATAGATGAGCGATATCTTCTGGTTCCATATCCTGCAGTTGGCGGCGGACATGGACAAATCGCCCATTTTCTAGAGCTTCAGTGACTTCTTGCAGGGCTTGGTGAGCTTGATCGAATTCTATTTGCTCTGCCATTTGTTCCCCCTGACTCTTTATGCTTACAATGTTCTGAATAGTAACTTAATTTTACAACTTGTTTAATAAGATCGTGTTAATAAAAACAATTCTAGCTGTGAAATATTGTGCTAAAGCGTAGCAAAGAGTAGAAACGGGAAAGGATATAAGGTTGATACTGGGATGAAAAAGTACCAACCGGATTTTGCAGATAGTTTTAGTGAGGTTTATTCGTCTTCATCGAACTTGTGTTCGATCAGTTGGCTTACCGCGTCGAGAGCACTAGCGGCATCATTTCCCTCTGCGTGGATTGTCACATGCTCGCCTTGGGCCGATTCAAGCATTAATAGTCCCATGACGCTATCTGCGGTGGCCGTCTTACCTTCATGGCTTTGAATCGTCAGAATAGCATCAAAGGATTGGGCCAGTTCGACGAGTTTTACGGCAGCACGAGCATGCAGCCCCAAGCGGTTTTGAATAAGGACAGTTTTGCTTTCTTGCTGCATCGATTAATCCTTTAAATTTTTTTCTAGCGAGGTATGACGAATTTGAACTTGGTGGCCTAAGTCTGCAAAGTACTGACCAATCTGCTGGGTGAGATAAACAGAGCGATGTTTACCTCCTGTACAGCCAATCGCAACGGTTAAGTAACTGCGATTATTTTTTTCTAATAATGGTAACCAGTGCTCAATAAACTTTTGCACTTGCAGCTTCAACTCGATCACTTCTTGATGACTCTCTAAGAATGCGCGAATCGGCGCATCTAAGCCTGTCAGTGGACGCAAATCAGGTTCCCAATGTGGGTTGGGTAAGAAGCGAACATCAAACACGTAGTCGGCATCACTTGGCAAGCCATATTTAAAGCCAAATGATTGAAATACCATGACGAGATCTTTTCGCTCGCGCCCTTCGACACGTAGGCGAACATTTTCACTTAAATCGTGCAGTGATTGATTGCTGCTGTCGATGATGAGATCGGCATGTTCTTTAAGCGGAGAAAGGATCTCTTTCTCTTTCTCAATGGCTTGTTCTAGTGAGGTGTTACCAAGGCTAAGCGATAGCGGATGAATACGGCGTGTTTCACTATAGCGTTTAAGTAGCGTGTCTTTGTTCGCGTCTAAGAACAGTACACTGACGTCACTCTCTTGCTTGAGTTTGGTTAAGACATCTTCAACCAAAGAAGGCTCTTCAGGCAGGTTGCGGATATCAATACTTACCGCAACATTCTGCTTACTACCTCGGATTGAGTGGACGAATGCATCCAACATATTTACCGGAAGGTTATCGACACAGTAATAACCTAAATCTTCTAATACTCGTAACGCGACACTCTTGCCAGCACCAGACTGACCACTGACTACGATTAAACGCATAAAATGTGATTACCTGTTGATCATGATGTCGTATAGCTCTTGATCCGATTCTGCTTTACGCAGTTGTTTTAGGATCTGCTTGTCGTTTAGACGTTCAGCCATACAAGACAAAGTTTTAAGATGCTCTTTGCATTGCGCGTCAGGCACAAGCAAAGCGAACAGCAAGTCAACTGGACGGTTATCAATGGCGTCAAATTCGATAGGGCTTTCACACTGCATGAGAACTGCAATGGCTTTGTCGCTAGAGTGCATACGAGCATGGGGAATGGCAATTCCATTTCCAATGCCAGTACTGCCCATTTTTTCGCGGCTAAGCATGCATTCAAAAAGTTCGGTAGGGTTTTGCCCGGTTTGCTCTGCAACGATTTCACTGATCATTTCTAGAGCTCGTTTCTTACTAGTGCATTGGACTGCACTTTTGGTGCAGTCC is part of the Vibrio ponticus genome and harbors:
- a CDS encoding HPr family phosphocarrier protein codes for the protein MQQESKTVLIQNRLGLHARAAVKLVELAQSFDAILTIQSHEGKTATADSVMGLLMLESAQGEHVTIHAEGNDAASALDAVSQLIEHKFDEDE
- a CDS encoding IS4 family transposase; the encoded protein is MSLESQLANTFRSCNTFHHFDKYSDILSPELIQQGFEQAGVATVRRRRLPLEAVLWSVVGMSLFRQQSVWDIANQLDIVLPDKQRFVAPSAVVQARQRLGEEGVKQVFKKMAAHSYQSSNFETWCGLNLLSVDGVVWRTTDTPENHQEFKAQRNQSSENIYPKVRMVCLMELTSHQLIDSAFSDYRTSEMRLAEELIEQTPDQSLTIFDKGYYSLGLLNRWNKVGQERHWMLPVRKDFQYEVVHKYSQSDAIVAIKTSPQARKKFSDLPEIIEARLVSKAIKGKEYQVLTSMRDGLRFPGEDIVELYRYRWEIELGYREMKQTLLDSEYTLRSKRPDMVRQELWGILLAYNLIRQVMTKAASKLDSVWPNQLSFTSSAMAVTQYFAALPLTSPGKLPKHYEVLLQQISMFILPPRREDRSYPRWVKLKPKKYATNRKNASQLN
- the mgtE gene encoding magnesium transporter; this translates as MAEQIEFDQAHQALQEVTEALENGRFVHVRRQLQDMEPEDIAHLLEASPRKSREVLWQLTDPEDYGEILDELSEDVKDDLVSRMAPEMLAEATEGMDTDDVAYVLRSLPDDVSREVLSQMDDEERQRVETALSYAEDTAGGLMNTDVITIRGDVDIDVVLRYLRMRGELPEATDALYVIDEENRLIGELSLVTVLTTQPDVRVAEVMEDADDAIEVTMKDSDVASLFERRNWVSAPVIDENQHLVGRITIDDVVDVIREDAEHSMMSMAGLDDDEDTFAPVVKSARKRSVWLGANVLAALAAASVSNMFEATLDQMAAIAVLMTIVPSMGGVAGNQTVALVIRGLALGHIGDANKRELLMKEAAIGFLNGIMWALIIGGIVVAWKGNWMLGGIISAAMMTNLLVAGIAGVSIPIVLKKMNIDPALAGGMALTTVTDVVGLSVFLGLATILI
- a CDS encoding DedA family protein, with the translated sequence MLDSIIDVLMALWHQDFTTLMSPGSAVMVYFVVGALIFLESGFIPAAPFPCDSVVVLSGTLAAVGVLDPVLILVLIATCAALGSWAAYVQGRWLNRLPKVQGWVNAVPQKRLQQVDVLLGKHGLVALFCARFVPVVRSLLPLMMGMRANKVNKFHYFAWLSAILWTLLLCSFGMLLPLLPENISKLVTMGLMAAPVITLVTALLGFVTVRLRKVWQEQQAAKVKH
- the rapZ gene encoding RNase adapter RapZ produces the protein MRLIVVSGQSGAGKSVALRVLEDLGYYCVDNLPVNMLDAFVHSIRGSKQNVAVSIDIRNLPEEPSLVEDVLTKLKQESDVSVLFLDANKDTLLKRYSETRRIHPLSLSLGNTSLEQAIEKEKEILSPLKEHADLIIDSSNQSLHDLSENVRLRVEGRERKDLVMVFQSFGFKYGLPSDADYVFDVRFLPNPHWEPDLRPLTGLDAPIRAFLESHQEVIELKLQVQKFIEHWLPLLEKNNRSYLTVAIGCTGGKHRSVYLTQQIGQYFADLGHQVQIRHTSLEKNLKD
- a CDS encoding cation:proton antiporter, giving the protein MSVYYTLCFLSAAAMLIAFINSKIGKMQTTIAITAGSMMLSLLILIAGQNDWFQLTEIASSTIASINFEDFLLKGILGFLLFAGGLGIKLSNLKDQKWEITVLALGATLFSTFFIGFALYGFCQIIGIHFELVYCLLFGALISPTDPIAVLAIVKKLNAPKRISTQIEGESLFNDGFGLVIFVTIYTIAFGNEAPTVGSVSMLFLQEAVGGIVYGFALGLIFHYLISATDDHSMELLLTIGIPTAGYAFAEVLHVSGPLAMVVSGIMIGNWTRYIGFSKESEDHLDHFWELVDEFLNGLLFLLIGMSMLLFEFHKEDFILMAFAIPLVLTGRYLSVFLSYIGFKRYRSYNSWSIRILTWGGLRGGLALAMALSIPAGIWVIPDKLIDVKEIILVMTYSVVVFSILIQGSTITPMIEKAKQEEKEAQKSE
- the ptsN gene encoding PTS IIA-like nitrogen regulatory protein PtsN, yielding MQLSEILTLDCTKSAVQCTSKKRALEMISEIVAEQTGQNPTELFECMLSREKMGSTGIGNGIAIPHARMHSSDKAIAVLMQCESPIEFDAIDNRPVDLLFALLVPDAQCKEHLKTLSCMAERLNDKQILKQLRKAESDQELYDIMINR
- the metH gene encoding methionine synthase; amino-acid sequence: MGSKLRQQIVAQLKQRIMLIDGGMGTMIQDYRLEEQDYRGDRFANWHCDLKGNNDLLVLSQPGLIKDIHNAYLEAGADILETNTFNATTIAMADYDMESLSEEINFAAAQLARQAADEWTAKTPEQPRYVAGVLGPTNRTCSISPDVNDPGYRNVSFDELVEAYSESTRALIKGGSDLILIETIFDTLNAKACAFAVDSVLEELDVEVPVMISGTITDASGRTLSGQTTEAFYNSLRHVKPISFGLNCALGPDELRPYVEELSRISETFVSTHPNAGLPNAFGEYDLSPEDMAEHVKEWAQSGFLNLIGGCCGTTPEHIRHMAMAVEGVTPRALPDLPVACRLSGLEPLTIEKETLFVNVGERTNVTGSARFKRLIKEELYDEALDVARQQVENGAQIIDINMDEGMLDAEACMIRFLNLCASEPEISKVPIMVDSSKWEVIVAGLKCIQGKGVVNSISLKEGKEKFVEQAKIIRRFGAAVVVMAFDEVGQAETRERKLEICTNAYRILVDEVGFPPEDIIFDPNIFAVATGIEEHNNYAVDFIEAVADIKRDLPHAMISGGVSNVSFSFRGNNYVREAIHAVFLYHCFKNGMDMGIVNAGQLEIYDNVLDKLREAVEDVVLNRRDDGTERLLDIAAEYAGKGVGKEEDAAALEWRSWAVEKRLEHALVKGITEFIVEDTEEARLNASKPLEVIEGPLMDGMNVVGDLFGEGKMFLPQVVKSARVMKQAVAHLEPFINASKQAGSSNGKILLATVKGDVHDIGKNIVGVVLQCNNYEIIDLGVMVPCEQILKVAKEENVDIIGLSGLITPSLDEMVHVAKEMERLDFDLPLLIGGATTSKAHTAVKIEQNYQHPVVYVNNASRAVGVCTSLLSDVLRPPFVEKLDADYVRVRDQHNRKKPRTKPVTLEQARANKVAIDWEAYTPPAPAKPGVHVFDDFDVATLRKYIDWTPFFMTWSLVGKYPTILQHEEVGEEAQRLFQDANDWLDKIEREGLLKARGMCALFPAASVGDDIEVYTDESRTEVAKVLHNLRQQTEKPKGFNYCLSDYIAPKESGKLDWIGGFAVTGGVGERELADEFKAQGDDYNAIMIQAVADRLAEAFAEYLHERVRKEIWGYSADENLSNDDLIREKYQGIRPAPGYPACPEHTEKGALWELLKVEEMIGMSLTTSYAMWPGASVSGWYFSHPDSRYFAIAQIQEDQAQSYADRKGWDRLEAEKWLGPNLN